One genomic region from Muriicola soli encodes:
- the tyrS gene encoding tyrosine--tRNA ligase: protein MDSNFVEELKWRGMLHDVMPGTEDHLMSEMQSAYVGIDPTADSLHIGHLVGVMMLRHFQLAGHKPYALIGGATGMIGDPSGKSSERNLLDETTLRLNQEAIREQLSRFLDFDAEVENGAVLVNNYDWMKDFSFLDFIRDVGKHITVNYMMAKDSVKKRLEAEAKEGMSFTEFTYQLVQGYDFLYLYQNYNCTLQMGGSDQWGNITTGTELIRRIGGGKGYALTCPLITKADGTKFGKSEDGNVWLDAHRTSPYKFYQYWINTSDEDAEKYIKIFTFLSRTEIENLIREHQEAPHLRILQRKLAEEVTTMVHSKTDLENAIRASTILFGNSTSTDLKSLDAHTFLEVFEGVPQAEITKEDINDGLDIIAALASKTGFLSSNGEARRELKQNSISVNKEKVAEGYTIGESDLINDSYVLLQRGKKSYFILAVLED from the coding sequence ATGGATTCAAACTTTGTTGAAGAATTAAAATGGCGTGGTATGCTCCACGATGTCATGCCAGGCACAGAAGATCACCTAATGTCTGAGATGCAATCGGCTTACGTGGGGATAGATCCTACTGCAGATTCACTTCATATTGGTCATCTTGTAGGTGTGATGATGTTGAGGCATTTTCAGCTTGCCGGACATAAACCCTATGCGCTAATTGGAGGTGCCACGGGTATGATAGGGGATCCGTCGGGGAAATCGAGCGAACGAAATTTGTTGGATGAAACAACGCTGAGATTGAATCAGGAAGCTATCAGAGAACAACTATCCCGCTTTTTAGATTTCGATGCGGAGGTTGAAAACGGTGCAGTCCTGGTCAATAATTATGACTGGATGAAGGATTTCAGTTTTCTCGACTTTATCAGGGATGTGGGAAAGCACATCACTGTAAACTACATGATGGCTAAGGATTCTGTCAAAAAAAGACTTGAAGCAGAGGCCAAAGAAGGCATGTCCTTCACGGAGTTTACTTATCAGTTGGTGCAAGGCTATGACTTCCTTTATCTGTATCAGAATTACAATTGTACCTTGCAAATGGGGGGTAGTGACCAGTGGGGAAACATTACAACAGGAACGGAACTCATCAGACGTATAGGAGGTGGAAAAGGCTATGCCCTAACCTGCCCGTTGATCACCAAAGCTGATGGTACAAAATTTGGTAAATCTGAAGACGGTAACGTATGGCTTGATGCCCACAGGACCTCTCCGTATAAATTCTACCAGTACTGGATCAATACATCGGACGAAGATGCTGAAAAGTACATCAAGATTTTTACCTTCTTGTCAAGGACAGAGATTGAAAACCTCATCAGAGAACACCAGGAAGCACCTCATTTAAGAATACTACAGAGAAAATTGGCTGAAGAGGTTACTACCATGGTACATTCCAAAACTGATCTGGAAAATGCCATCCGAGCCAGTACTATTCTCTTTGGAAATTCTACTTCTACGGATCTCAAATCACTCGACGCCCACACCTTTCTGGAGGTCTTTGAAGGAGTTCCCCAGGCTGAAATAACGAAGGAAGATATTAATGATGGACTCGACATTATTGCGGCCCTGGCTTCAAAAACGGGATTTTTAAGTTCCAACGGAGAGGCGAGAAGGGAGCTAAAACAAAATTCAATTTCGGTGAATAAAGAAAAGGTGGCTGAGGGATATACAATTGGTGAATCTGATCTTATCAATGACAGTTACGTCTTGTTACAACGCGGTAAAAAAAGCTATTTTATCTTAGCGGTTTTAGAAGACTAA
- a CDS encoding NAD-dependent epimerase/dehydratase family protein: MILVTGGTGLVGAHLLFHLLSENKRVKAIYRSEESLLETISIFKHYSDEANSLYQRITWIKADITDVPSLEIAFKGITQVYHAAAMISFNPAAWSALKKTNFEGTANIVNLCLAHKVEKLCYVSSIAAVGRGTHQAVVTEENDWLESETSVYALSKHLAEMEVWRGSQEGLKVVIVNPGVILGPGNWNQGSLKFFAKTAKGIQRYFPGGTGFVAVKDVASAMYMLMESEVYNERFITISENMSFKNLLVQISNSFGLDAPSKQIPMWQMEIGWRLDWFSHYFLRTKRRLTRDTVNSLKTQRMYSSEKIEKTIGFEFSDLQKCIASSCAYFKSRYPEAFK; the protein is encoded by the coding sequence ATGATTCTAGTGACTGGAGGTACAGGATTGGTTGGAGCACATTTGCTGTTTCATTTGCTCAGTGAAAACAAACGCGTTAAGGCTATTTACCGTTCAGAGGAGTCCCTGCTGGAGACTATATCAATCTTCAAGCATTATTCGGACGAGGCCAATTCACTCTATCAAAGGATTACATGGATTAAAGCCGATATTACGGATGTTCCCTCCCTTGAAATTGCTTTTAAAGGAATTACTCAGGTTTACCATGCCGCTGCTATGATCTCCTTTAACCCGGCTGCCTGGTCAGCTTTAAAAAAAACTAATTTTGAAGGCACCGCGAACATTGTAAATCTGTGTTTGGCGCATAAGGTTGAGAAGCTCTGCTATGTAAGTTCTATCGCGGCTGTGGGCAGAGGGACTCATCAAGCTGTTGTGACTGAAGAAAATGATTGGCTGGAATCCGAAACCAGTGTTTATGCCTTGTCGAAACATCTTGCCGAAATGGAAGTCTGGAGGGGATCACAGGAAGGACTCAAGGTCGTTATCGTGAATCCCGGGGTTATTCTCGGCCCGGGAAACTGGAACCAGGGCAGCTTGAAATTCTTTGCAAAAACTGCTAAGGGAATTCAAAGATATTTTCCGGGAGGAACCGGCTTTGTTGCGGTCAAGGATGTGGCTTCGGCAATGTATATGCTCATGGAATCCGAAGTCTACAATGAAAGATTTATCACCATTAGCGAGAACATGAGTTTTAAGAACTTGTTGGTTCAGATCAGTAATTCATTCGGACTGGACGCACCTTCTAAACAAATACCTATGTGGCAGATGGAGATCGGTTGGAGACTGGACTGGTTTAGTCATTACTTCCTGAGAACAAAAAGAAGACTTACACGAGATACGGTGAATTCCTTAAAGACGCAGCGGATGTATTCCTCAGAAAAAATTGAGAAAACAATTGGTTTTGAATTCTCAGATCTGCAAAAGTGTATTGCATCTTCCTGTGCCTATTTTAAAAGCAGATACCCTGAGGCATTTAAGTGA
- a CDS encoding DUF4296 domain-containing protein: MKIKILALVVLIFLGSCAEKLIEKPDDLIPKEKMTQLLFDLAILNSAKGTNKAILEVYFDNPTTFLFNQYGVDSLQFVKSDIYYASQPLVYESIYKEVAARLEAEKLKVEENRQKRNDSLIKRSRKIKDSISEK; the protein is encoded by the coding sequence ATGAAAATCAAGATTCTCGCTTTAGTGGTATTAATCTTTCTCGGTTCATGCGCTGAAAAGCTCATCGAAAAACCTGATGATCTGATCCCTAAGGAAAAGATGACTCAACTTTTGTTTGACCTTGCCATCCTAAATTCGGCTAAAGGCACAAACAAGGCAATTTTGGAAGTCTACTTTGACAATCCAACCACCTTCCTTTTTAACCAATACGGGGTAGATAGTCTGCAATTTGTCAAAAGCGATATATACTACGCTTCCCAGCCCTTAGTTTATGAGTCGATTTACAAAGAGGTTGCTGCCAGATTGGAAGCAGAAAAATTAAAAGTGGAGGAAAACAGACAGAAGAGAAATGACAGTCTGATAAAAAGAAGCCGGAAGATAAAAGACTCTATATCAGAGAAATAG
- a CDS encoding dihydroorotase — protein MRKILIKNALLVNEGTTQEADLLIDGERISKIASSITCEGALTMDAEGSYLLPGIIDDQVHFREPGLTHKGSISTESRAAVAGGITTFMEQPNTNPQTTTIEKLEAKFQLGAQFSYANYSFLFGGTNDNLEELKKLDKNACSGVKLFLGSSTGNMLVDDEQVLEQIFRNTELVISAHCEDESTIRHNLEKYKSEFGEDIPIRCHPMIRSEEACYLSSFKAVALAKKTGARLHVFHLSTAKELELFTNEIPLKEKKITAEVCLHHLWFSEEDYEKYGTHIKWNPAIKKSTDREGLWKALLDDRIDIVATDHAPHTLEEKDQAYLKAPSGGPLVQHALPAMMQKMLEGKISPEIMVTKMCHNPAILFDIKERGYLREGYYADLTIVNPNDPWEVKKDNLYYKCGWSPFEGTSFKSRVTHTFVNGHLAYDNGIFSKEKRAKRLTFDRL, from the coding sequence ATGAGGAAGATATTAATAAAGAACGCTTTATTGGTCAATGAAGGGACCACCCAGGAGGCAGATTTGTTGATAGATGGCGAGAGAATATCTAAAATCGCCTCGTCTATTACCTGTGAAGGAGCGCTCACCATGGATGCGGAGGGGAGTTATCTGCTGCCCGGTATCATTGACGACCAGGTCCATTTCAGGGAACCCGGGTTAACCCATAAAGGTTCCATTTCTACAGAAAGCAGGGCTGCTGTTGCCGGTGGGATAACTACCTTTATGGAACAGCCCAATACTAATCCCCAAACGACCACCATAGAGAAGCTTGAAGCAAAGTTTCAGCTGGGAGCACAGTTTTCATACGCCAACTATTCCTTCCTTTTTGGAGGGACAAATGACAACCTTGAAGAACTGAAAAAACTTGATAAAAACGCTTGTTCCGGGGTTAAACTTTTTTTGGGCTCTTCCACGGGGAACATGTTGGTAGACGACGAGCAAGTATTGGAACAGATTTTCCGTAACACCGAATTGGTTATATCGGCGCATTGCGAGGACGAGTCTACGATAAGACATAATCTCGAAAAGTATAAAAGTGAATTTGGAGAGGATATTCCTATACGATGTCATCCAATGATCAGAAGTGAAGAGGCTTGCTACCTCTCCTCCTTTAAGGCGGTAGCATTAGCAAAAAAAACCGGAGCACGCCTGCATGTTTTTCACTTGTCCACTGCAAAAGAACTTGAGCTTTTCACCAATGAAATTCCTCTAAAAGAAAAGAAGATCACAGCAGAGGTGTGTCTTCATCACCTTTGGTTTTCAGAGGAAGACTACGAAAAATACGGAACACATATCAAATGGAATCCGGCGATAAAGAAATCGACTGACAGGGAGGGACTGTGGAAAGCCTTATTGGATGATCGCATTGATATAGTTGCCACAGATCACGCTCCCCATACTCTTGAAGAAAAAGACCAGGCTTATCTGAAAGCCCCGTCAGGAGGACCGCTGGTGCAACACGCCTTGCCTGCAATGATGCAGAAAATGCTTGAAGGGAAGATAAGTCCGGAGATCATGGTCACGAAAATGTGCCATAATCCTGCCATACTTTTCGACATTAAAGAAAGAGGGTACCTGCGAGAAGGGTATTATGCAGACCTTACAATAGTCAATCCCAACGACCCCTGGGAAGTAAAAAAAGACAATCTTTATTACAAATGCGGCTGGTCACCTTTTGAAGGGACTTCTTTTAAATCTAGAGTTACCCATACCTTTGTCAACGGACACCTGGCGTATGATAATGGAATTTTTTCCAAAGAAAAGCGAGCAAAGCGACTTACATTTGACCGATTATGA
- a CDS encoding polyprenol monophosphomannose synthase, whose amino-acid sequence MTDSLVIIPSYNEIENIEAIIEAVFELQKDFHVLVVDDNSPDGTGNAVRALQKKFAGKLFLEERTEKSGLGTAYIHGFKWALQREYLFIFEMDADFSHRPTDLARLYRACANGADVVVGSRYKKGVNVVNWPLYRILLSYGASFYVKIITGMRVHDPTAGFVCYRRKVLEALDLDSVKFIGYAFQIEMKYRAYLKRFKIEEVSIIFTDREKGKSKMSSSIIWEAVFGVISMRISSLFNRNGF is encoded by the coding sequence ATGACCGATAGTTTAGTAATTATTCCATCCTACAATGAAATTGAGAATATAGAGGCCATAATTGAGGCTGTGTTCGAACTTCAAAAGGATTTCCATGTATTGGTGGTAGATGACAATTCCCCTGATGGAACCGGAAATGCTGTCAGAGCATTACAGAAAAAATTCGCTGGAAAACTCTTTCTGGAAGAACGTACAGAGAAATCCGGTTTGGGTACTGCCTATATTCACGGGTTTAAATGGGCTTTACAGAGAGAATACCTTTTTATTTTTGAAATGGATGCCGACTTCTCCCATAGACCCACCGACCTGGCTCGATTATACAGGGCTTGTGCCAACGGGGCCGATGTGGTTGTAGGATCCCGGTACAAAAAAGGAGTAAACGTCGTAAACTGGCCACTTTACAGAATCCTTCTTTCTTATGGGGCTTCCTTCTACGTTAAGATCATTACAGGGATGCGGGTACACGACCCAACAGCGGGTTTTGTCTGCTATAGACGTAAAGTACTTGAAGCTCTGGATCTTGATTCGGTTAAATTTATAGGCTATGCCTTCCAGATAGAGATGAAATACAGGGCATATCTGAAAAGATTTAAAATTGAAGAGGTCTCTATTATCTTTACTGACCGGGAAAAAGGAAAATCAAAAATGAGTTCCTCCATTATTTGGGAAGCGGTATTTGGGGTAATCAGCATGAGGATTAGCAGCCTTTTTAACAGAAACGGTTTTTAA